Part of the Cyanobacteriota bacterium genome, TAGGCGATTTCGCAGAGCTTTGGAGTGAGGCTGCAATTGTTTGTAGAGTCGCGTCCAGTTTCAATGTTTGTGTCATAAGCAACAAATACTTCTTTGTAGCGCTATTCCGGACTGTTGCACAAATTAAGCGAACGTCGTAGAAACCCTGAAGTTTTCGTCAAGGTCAGTTTGGCTTGGGCAAATGCGTAAATTTGACTGTTCTAGTCGAACCATACAGGTCTGTCGTATTTCTCTGCCAGCATTTCCGTGTACAACCCTGTCCAACGTTAACCTATAGGTAATTGTCGAGCTATGTACTCTGTATCTTCATCGTCTGAAGTGTCTCGTCCCTTTTTGACGTGGCAACGCATTATTGATTGGGCACAGGAGCACTATCGTTGTCGGACGTTTGCTAAAGATGAGAAGATTCCTGCTCGTCCAGGTCTGTTGTATCTGGTAGAGAAGGGATCTGTGCGCTTGTCTGGCACGGCTCAGGTGACGGCTACCAATGCATCACGGTTGGCACGCATGACACCAGAAGAGGCTTTCTTGGGGTTTGTCGGTGCCGGTCAGCCTTTTGAAATCATTGCCCAGTCACCATTTACGCTTCAGAGCTATGCCCATGTTGATCAAACGTCTGTGCTATGGCTCTACTGGAATGATTTAGAGAATTGGCCCCACTTCCGTCGAGAAGTGCTGGATGCATTTCGCTATCAGCATCAGCGTAAGCTGCTGTGGTTAAGTACGCTGGGTCAACGCCGCACGATCGACAGACTGTTAGGTTTCTTGACCCTGTTAATCGAGGAATTTGGTGAACCTGGAGATGATGGATATTATCTGCCCTGGTCGTTAACTCATGCCCAAATTGGCAGTGCTATCGGCTCTACCCGTGTAACCGTAACCCGCCTGATGGGCAAACTGCGCCAGCGGGGACTCATCAAAACCCAGGGTGATGGTCTAATTTGTATTCCTGCGGAAGCGGCTGCCAACTTCAAGAAATAGTGCTAACAGTCTGCCTGTACATGGGCAGGCTGTTGCTTAGCAGCTAGCAAGTAAGGGGTTTCTAGGTTGCGCTAGAGTCAGGCACGCGCCAAATGGCATCAGCTACACGACAGGTGTCTCGTAGTTCGTGGACATCGTGGATACGAAGAATGTCTGCACCATTGGCGATCGCTGCACAACAGGCGGCTGCTGTTCCCCAGACTCGTTTTTGAGGATCGGGCTGCTCTAGGATGTGACCGATGAAACTTTTGCGTGATGGCCCAACCAACAGCGGGTAGCCTAAGGTGCGAATTCGGGTCAAATAGCGCAGGATATCTAGATTTTGTGCAAAGGTCTTAGCAAACCCAATTCCTGGATCCAAAATAATCTTGGCACGGTCAATTCCGGCAGCAATGGCCACTTCTGCCCGCTGTTCGAGGAATTCGCAGATTTCTTCAATTAAATCGATATATTCAGTGAGTTGCTGCATGGTTTGTGGTGTACCCCGCATATGCATCAAGACGATCGGTACCCCCAGCCCAGCAACAGTAGGTAACATCGCAGGGTCAAACAGTGCACCAGATACATCGTTTACCAAATCTGCCCCAGCTTTGATCGCAGCTTCTGCCACAGCAGATTTCATGGTGTCGATCGAAATTGGTGTATTAAAATCCTCGTCCTTCCGTAGGGCCGTAATCACGGGTAACACACGAGCTAGCTCTTCCTCCAATGACACATCCTCAGCATTGGGGCGCGTTGACTGACCACCAATATCAATGATATCGGCTCCGGATGCAGCTAGGTGTTTTGCTTGGGAGATGGCCGCATCAACTGTTTGGAATTGTCCTCCATCACTGAAACTGTCAGGTGTGACATTGAGAACTC contains:
- the folP gene encoding dihydropteroate synthase, translated to MSTTASTTMTLRGHEFRWGQRTILMGVLNVTPDSFSDGGQFQTVDAAISQAKHLAASGADIIDIGGQSTRPNAEDVSLEEELARVLPVITALRKDEDFNTPISIDTMKSAVAEAAIKAGADLVNDVSGALFDPAMLPTVAGLGVPIVLMHMRGTPQTMQQLTEYIDLIEEICEFLEQRAEVAIAAGIDRAKIILDPGIGFAKTFAQNLDILRYLTRIRTLGYPLLVGPSRKSFIGHILEQPDPQKRVWGTAAACCAAIANGADILRIHDVHELRDTCRVADAIWRVPDSSAT
- a CDS encoding Crp/Fnr family transcriptional regulator; this encodes MYSVSSSSEVSRPFLTWQRIIDWAQEHYRCRTFAKDEKIPARPGLLYLVEKGSVRLSGTAQVTATNASRLARMTPEEAFLGFVGAGQPFEIIAQSPFTLQSYAHVDQTSVLWLYWNDLENWPHFRREVLDAFRYQHQRKLLWLSTLGQRRTIDRLLGFLTLLIEEFGEPGDDGYYLPWSLTHAQIGSAIGSTRVTVTRLMGKLRQRGLIKTQGDGLICIPAEAAANFKK